Within Telopea speciosissima isolate NSW1024214 ecotype Mountain lineage chromosome 8, Tspe_v1, whole genome shotgun sequence, the genomic segment AgtatttaaataaataagaggGTAAAGTAGTCAAGAAAAAGATTTGTCACGAAGCATGTATTCGTGCTTTAATATAAtagtatcatatatatatatatatattgttccCGATTATATATCTGCAACAGAAGGTTATTCTATCAACTAATTGGACTGTACATCTATTGTGGCATGAAGTGCGCATTTATTTATGTATTGCTACAACTGTTGACAAATAAGACTAAGACCGATGAATGAGTCAGTCTTGACAGAGAAAGGTTTTCCATAAAATAAGAATATGTAGATCCTTCTTCCCTCTATATATAGACCTTGAAGGTTGGGTTATTGCCAGAAGCAATAGGGTTGAGGGAAGCGAAATATTTGTCTTAGAGAACCCAACACCCATCATATCCATGGCCATTAACtactcctcctttctttcccttctttcagttgttcttcctctgtttctctTTGCTGGTTGTTCTCTAGAGAAGGTAGAGGCCTATAGATTTGCAAAACTCCAGACTCATGTTGTTTCACTTAGCTCCTTGATGCCATCCGAAGTTTGCTCTACTCAAACAAAAGGTGATTTCTTTCAACTTTATGTTTGTGTTTATGAGGGTGGATGGGATCATGGGACAATAGCttctcaattaaaaaaaaaaaaatccgttCTTATGTATTTGGTTACTAGAAAGTTGTTTTCATAAGAAAGAGagttatttttcattcattattatcttttatctttgatTCAATTTGGACTAACCAGTACTTTAAGCTCTCTTGGGTATGATTTCAAGAAACATTTTAAGGGgtaatttcaattttagaaggtgtttgatttgatttttgcatcATTTTATGTAATAGCTTAGGAGCTATTTAATCTATTTCGGAAGAAATCCATTTCATGTTAAACACTTTAATGAACATGTGCTTATAATGAGGGTAAAATTCATTTGACATTTCTAGAATTTTTGTTAAACTATATTTTGGTTTGCTAAGTGGAAAGtaacattttaaaatttttttagagggaaaaagaacatcACCCAGTCAGGTGGCTCCAGAACCCAAACTTAGGAATATGAAAATTTACCACTCTGCtcccattgaaataaaaaatcttatatatgttgatgcccctaccTATATGATTCTGAACACACATGGGCAGGCAGTAACAGAAGATCCAAAACACTCAAAAAGTGAATGAGATTACAAGGAAATTAATATAACAATGTATAAGGTTAGGCAGTTACCTCACCCACCCCCTCAAACAATTATGCTTGCAGGTTCCGAAAGCAGAAGCAAGCTATTgcaagtaactcacaaatatgGACCTTGCTCACTGTTGAAGGAAGGGAAATCAAAAACCCCTAGTCTTAGCCAGATTCTCAGCAACGACCAAACCCGAGTGAAGTCCATCAATTCAAAACTCTCCAACCAACAGTCATCGGTAGCAGATTCTACAGTAATAATTCCTGCCAACTCTGGCGATTCGCTAGGAACTGGAAACTACATTGTCATGATTGGATTTGGAACACCTGAGCAAAATTTCATACTAGAATTCGATACAGGTAGTGATCTTACTTGGATCCAATGCCTACCATGCAACTCCAGCAATTGCTATCCACAACAAGATCCCTACTTCAACTCTTCAGCTTCCTCCACCTATTCCAACATCTCATGTGGCTCCAATGCATGCTCGCAACTGCAATCAGCGGGCTACGCACAGTCATCCTGCACCACCAATTGCCTCTACCAGGTCACATATGGTGACGGATCTACCTCTCAAGGGGACTTTGTAACCGATACACTAACACTATCTTCATCTGATTTGTTCTCAAATTTCGAATTCGGGTGTGGTCACAACACCAATGGCCTATTTGGTACTACAGATGGTTTACTAGGCCTCGGCCGCAGACCGTTCTCTACGGTATCACAGACTGCTACAATATATGGAAAGAATTTCTCCTATTGTCTTCCATCATCAACCAGCTCCACTGGTTTTCTAGCATTCGGCAGCCAAGCCAGTTCCTCCTCTTCTAATGCTCAATACACTCCACTACTAACAAGTTTGAATTATGCCTCATTTTATTTCCTAAATATGACGGGTATAAGTGTTGGAGGACAAACACTATCAATTGCAGAATCAGTTTTTACAACTTCAGGAACCATTATAGATTCTGGAACTGTCATCACTCGGTTGGCACCAACAGCCTATTCAGCTCTTAGTTCAGCATTTCGTCAAGCAATGTTAAATTATCCCTCTGCGCCACCATATTCACTATTCGACACATGCTATGATTTTTCTGGATACAGTACAGTAACAGTACCAACCATAGTGTTGCATTTTTTGGGGGGTACTGACTTGAATGTTGATGTGTCTGGGATTCTAATTCAAGCAAGCTCAACTCAATTTTGTTTGGCTTTTGTTGGAAATAGCCTTCCTACCGATTTTGGGATCCTTGGAAATATGCAACAGCACACATTTGAGGTGGTTTACAATGTGGCAGGAGGAAAGCTGGGATTTGGCGCTGGTGCTTGTAGTTAAGAAGAATAAATCCCTTTGTAATATATGGCTCGAATTCAAGCGAGTGATTGATTATCAATAAAAATGTAGAGTAATAAAGCTAGAATTGGTGCTAGTATCCCCCTTTGAGTTGTTTCCCGTTCCTTTGGATTTTGTTGTATCCTCTTTTTGAATTGTTTCCCTCTCTCCTAGATTTGTTATATAATCCTTTGAGTTGTTTCTTCCCCACCCTGATATTTGATGTATCATCCTTGTTGTTTCTGACAAAAACTATCGTCTTCCTTACGAACAATCCACAGGATCTGAAACAATGAGAGTCGGAGTAGGATTcctgggggagggggggaaatCTCCATTGATCAAGTCAATATAATGGATAGAATGAGTAATGGGAAACCAAAGAGTAATTCAAGTCCCTTACCTCACGCTTTGGGTCTGGTATTTATAGGGTTCATGGGGCTGGCCCCTTGATGAGCAAGTCGG encodes:
- the LOC122672352 gene encoding aspartyl protease family protein At5g10770-like, with the translated sequence MYKVRQLPHPPPQTIMLAGSESRSKLLQVTHKYGPCSLLKEGKSKTPSLSQILSNDQTRVKSINSKLSNQQSSVADSTVIIPANSGDSLGTGNYIVMIGFGTPEQNFILEFDTGSDLTWIQCLPCNSSNCYPQQDPYFNSSASSTYSNISCGSNACSQLQSAGYAQSSCTTNCLYQVTYGDGSTSQGDFVTDTLTLSSSDLFSNFEFGCGHNTNGLFGTTDGLLGLGRRPFSTVSQTATIYGKNFSYCLPSSTSSTGFLAFGSQASSSSSNAQYTPLLTSLNYASFYFLNMTGISVGGQTLSIAESVFTTSGTIIDSGTVITRLAPTAYSALSSAFRQAMLNYPSAPPYSLFDTCYDFSGYSTVTVPTIVLHFLGGTDLNVDVSGILIQASSTQFCLAFVGNSLPTDFGILGNMQQHTFEVVYNVAGGKLGFGAGACS